The genomic interval AACGTCAAAGAGGGCTTTACCGTCAGCGGCTACGCGGCGTTCTCGAAGGTGTGTACCCACGCCGGCTGTATGGTCGGCAACCGCGACGGGGACCTCATGGTCTGCCCGTGTCACTACGGGAAGTTCGACCCACTCTCCGGCGGGAGCGTCCAGGGCGGCCCGCCGGGGCGGGCGCTCCCCCAACTCCCGATCACGCTGTCCAGCGACGGGGCGCTGATCGCGACCGGCGACTTCGAAGGGCCAGTCGGCCCGGGGGGTGAGTGATGTCCCGCGCCGACCGACTCTACGACTGGTTCGACACCAGGCTCGATGTCGAGCGGGGCCAGCAGTTCCTCGGGAAGGCGTTCCCCGCCGAGGACTCGTTCCTGCTCGGGGAGGTCGCGCTGTTCTGTTTCCTCCTGCTCGTCCTCTCGGGGATCTTCCTGGGCTTTTTCTTCGAGCCCTCGACCTCCGCGGTCGAGTACGACGGCAGCGTCGAGAAGTTCCAGGGCCAGGAGATGCCCGAGGCGTTCGTCTCCGTGTTGCACATTACCTACGACGTGCCCTTCGGCATGTTCATCCGGCGGCTCCACCACTGGGCGGCCCACCTCTTTGTCGCCTCGATCGGGTTGCACATGCTCAGGGTGTTTTTCACCGGGGCCTACCGCAACCCACGTGAGCCAAACTGGATCGTCGGCACCGGACTGGCGGCGCTGTCGATGGGCGCGGCTTACACCGGCTACGCCCTCCCGTTCGACGAGTTCGCTGCCACCGCGACCAGCATCGGCTACAACCTCACCATCTCGGTGCCGCTGCTGGGTGACTTCCTCGGACAGGTGGTCTTCGGTGGGGAGTTCCCCTCCAGCGCGACCATCCCGCGGCTGTACTTCCTGCACGTACTGGTCATCCCCATGGCGATTGCAGGGGGCCTAGCGCTGCACATGGCGATCCTGATACGCCAGAAACACACCGAGGCCCCCCGCGAGGGCGACCTGACCGTCGGCGACGAGACGGTCGACCAGGACGACGACAGCGTCATCATCGGCCTGCCGGCCGTCCCCAACCAGGCGGCCGTCTCGGCGGTCGTGTTCTTCCTGACGGCCGCGACCCTCTCGGCGCTCGCGGGGCTGCTCCCGGTCCACAACGTCGCCGAGTACGGCCCCAACG from Haloarcula pelagica carries:
- a CDS encoding cytochrome b, translating into MSRADRLYDWFDTRLDVERGQQFLGKAFPAEDSFLLGEVALFCFLLLVLSGIFLGFFFEPSTSAVEYDGSVEKFQGQEMPEAFVSVLHITYDVPFGMFIRRLHHWAAHLFVASIGLHMLRVFFTGAYRNPREPNWIVGTGLAALSMGAAYTGYALPFDEFAATATSIGYNLTISVPLLGDFLGQVVFGGEFPSSATIPRLYFLHVLVIPMAIAGGLALHMAILIRQKHTEAPREGDLTVGDETVDQDDDSVIIGLPAVPNQAAVSAVVFFLTAATLSALAGLLPVHNVAEYGPNDPASTPALIMPDWFLMWVYGFLKLLPQISLSIGPAHINGEFVGGVLMPGLVFLAIAAWPFIDRTPEPTHFTADPLERPWQTGVGVAAVAFVMIASIAGMNNILADQVLGTTTGVVNPVLTGALLVVPPVLGGLTYLLLRDGEQSTPPDDEGVAADGGTTGSESADAGAVGTPAIDDSDGGGSDD